CAGCAGGACCACGAAGGCATGCCAGGCACCCAGGAAGCTCGCCAGGCTCCGGTAAATGGCAGGCCGCTGGCGGGCCCCCCCGCCGTTCCCGCGTAGCGCTAGCTTCGCCCAGCGGCACAGCAGTGCTCCAGCTACCAGCAGCAGGAGAGCAGCGCACACCTGCGCACTCTGGGGGCCGCGATACACCCGGCACTCCCGCGGCGGCAGGAGGGGAGGCTCCGGCTCGGGGCTGAGGCGCGGGGGCGGGCCCTCGAGGACCAGGAAGAGGGCCGCGGCCCAGACCAGGCAGGCGGCTGAGGGATAGCCGCACCCGCGGACCCAGCCCTGGgcccggggccgggggggcaggGTGCAGCAGTGGTCCAGGCCGGCCAGCAGGAGGACGGGCCAGTGCAGGACGGAGTACGCCAGGCAGGCAACGTGCACTAGCGCGCAGATGTGGTGTCGGGTGAGACGCAGGCCCAGGATGCGCACGTCGCCCAGGAGGAAGATGGCGGAGACGGACAGGAGGAGCAGCATGTCCACCCCTGCAAGCGACACACAGAAGGCGCCCAGGAAGCTCCTGC
This is a stretch of genomic DNA from Anguilla rostrata isolate EN2019 chromosome 4, ASM1855537v3, whole genome shotgun sequence. It encodes these proteins:
- the LOC135253385 gene encoding probable G-protein coupled receptor 160, which translates into the protein MDIPIPSLLLALGGKSLLDCTVVLVQRKHMGRSFLGAFCVSLAGVDMLLLLSVSAIFLLGDVRILGLRLTRHHICALVHVACLAYSVLHWPVLLLAGLDHCCTLPPRPRAQGWVRGCGYPSAACLVWAAALFLVLEGPPPRLSPEPEPPLLPPRECRVYRGPQSAQVCAALLLLVAGALLCRWAKLALRGNGGGARQRPAIYRSLASFLGAWHAFVVLLVALSLLRVEVPGFLDMNVLWLCFLNSFLIGAVSAWRPPGCPREGDPEFPAFPDGFCDWSSLAAMPPGADAI